One genomic segment of Buchnera aphidicola (Anoecia oenotherae) includes these proteins:
- the tyrS gene encoding tyrosine--tRNA ligase encodes MQINKLLQELKNRGLISKIAHEKELIQNLSSNHSFKIYCGFDPTADSLHVGHLLPMLCIKYFQIIKCIPIILIGGATSIIGDPSFKDKERRFNFKTETKNLWEKKITKQLITFFKIKNKKNTIKVLNNFNWINNINIIDFLSIIGKQFSVNKMIKKESVKQRITKSKSGISFTEFSYSLLQSYDFLWLFKNYKVILQIGGSDQWGNITSGIHLIKNLYKKNVSGITVPLLLQSNGKKFGKTEKETIWLNEKKTTPYKFYQFWLNTQDKYIINFLKLFTLINLHKINKIEEKFMYKKVVLKIKKILASYITRLIHGKHRLLSAQRITNYLFSDSFLEVFKTDFQQLKIDGIPSTLVSKETNLQKALLISKLSSSKRQSRYLIKNKSIRINKKLQKDIHYKFSKNDKIFNKYTILSKGKRNHCLLFWNK; translated from the coding sequence GTGCAAATAAATAAACTATTACAAGAACTAAAAAATAGAGGATTAATTTCTAAAATAGCTCATGAAAAAGAATTAATTCAAAACCTATCAAGTAATCATTCTTTCAAAATATACTGTGGATTTGATCCAACTGCTGATAGTCTTCATGTCGGCCATTTACTTCCTATGTTATGCATTAAATATTTTCAAATTATAAAATGTATTCCTATAATTTTAATTGGAGGAGCAACTAGTATTATAGGAGATCCGAGTTTTAAAGATAAAGAAAGACGTTTTAATTTTAAAACTGAAACAAAAAATCTATGGGAAAAAAAAATTACTAAACAACTTATTACATTTTTTAAAATAAAAAACAAAAAAAATACAATTAAAGTTTTAAATAACTTTAATTGGATAAATAATATTAATATTATAGACTTTTTAAGTATTATTGGAAAACAATTTTCAGTAAATAAAATGATAAAAAAAGAATCTGTTAAACAACGAATTACGAAATCAAAGTCAGGAATTTCTTTTACGGAATTTTCTTATAGTTTACTACAATCATATGATTTTTTATGGTTGTTTAAAAACTATAAAGTAATCCTGCAAATAGGAGGTTCAGATCAATGGGGGAATATCACTTCTGGAATTCATCTAATTAAAAATTTATATAAAAAGAACGTTTCCGGAATAACTGTTCCTCTACTTCTTCAATCTAACGGTAAAAAATTTGGAAAAACAGAAAAAGAAACTATTTGGTTAAATGAAAAAAAAACTACTCCTTATAAATTTTATCAGTTTTGGTTGAATACACAAGATAAGTACATAATAAACTTTCTAAAATTATTTACATTAATAAATTTGCATAAAATAAATAAAATAGAAGAAAAATTTATGTATAAAAAAGTAGTTTTAAAAATAAAAAAAATATTAGCAAGTTATATTACTAGGTTAATACACGGAAAACATAGGTTATTATCAGCACAACGCATCACCAACTACTTATTTTCTGACTCTTTTTTAGAAGTTTTTAAAACTGATTTTCAACAATTAAAAATTGACGGAATCCCATCTACATTAGTTTCCAAAGAAACTAATTTACAAAAAGCATTATTAATTTCTAAATTATCCTCTTCTAAACGTCAATCTAGATATTTAATAAAAAATAAATCTATTAGAATAAACAAGAAGCTACAAAAAGATATTCACTATAAATTTTCTAAAAATGATAAAATTTTTAATAAATATACAATTTTAAGTAAAGGAAAAAGAAACCATTGTTTATTATTTTGGAACAAATAA
- a CDS encoding iron-sulfur cluster assembly accessory protein, translating into MIFNETSIFIPKYGNWSGIIITNNAKIQIYRLLCNNKEKNIQFFLKKSGCAGFRYGIEVYSKSNDNNHIIFMHKNMSIYVLKKDVKFLDGITIDYIKNGINRNFTFYNAKELHRCGCGESFTI; encoded by the coding sequence ATGATATTTAATGAAACAAGTATTTTTATTCCTAAATATGGAAATTGGTCGGGGATAATTATAACTAATAATGCAAAAATACAAATATATCGTTTATTATGTAATAATAAAGAGAAAAATATACAATTTTTTTTAAAAAAATCTGGATGTGCTGGTTTTCGTTATGGAATAGAAGTGTATTCTAAAAGTAATGATAATAATCATATAATCTTTATGCATAAAAATATGAGTATTTATGTATTAAAAAAAGATGTTAAATTTTTAGATGGAATTACTATTGATTATATTAAAAATGGAATAAATAGAAATTTTACTTTTTATAATGCTAAAGAATTACACCGTTGTGGATGTGGAGAAAGTTTTACTATATAG
- a CDS encoding 3-deoxy-7-phosphoheptulonate synthase, protein MKKTDELRTIRIDPLITPAELAKRYTITSSIMDNVIQTRKNIANIIRGKDKRLLVIIGPCSLHDPIAAIEYATNLYKLRKKFRDRLEIVMRTYFEKPRTVVGWKGLISDPYLDGTMKVNEGLSIARKLLLDINSLGMPAATEFLDMVIGQFIADLISWGAIGARTTESQIHREMASALSCPVGFKNGTDGNIRIAIDAIRATQVKHLFLAPNKHGQMSINHTSGNPFGHLIMRGGIMPNYHSENIAQAVKYLKKFNLPEHLMIDFSHGNCLKQHLRQIDVCESVTRQIKTGSTSIAGVMIESFLKEGSQPLQPKSQLVYGKSITDPCLNWKNSELIINKLAESVDSRF, encoded by the coding sequence ATGAAAAAAACAGATGAACTACGTACTATACGAATTGATCCATTAATAACTCCAGCTGAGTTAGCTAAACGTTATACTATAACTTCATCTATTATGGACAATGTTATACAAACTCGAAAAAATATTGCTAATATTATTAGAGGAAAAGATAAACGACTATTAGTCATTATCGGACCATGTTCTCTACACGATCCTATAGCAGCAATCGAATATGCTACAAACCTTTATAAATTAAGAAAAAAATTTCGTGATAGATTAGAAATAGTCATGAGAACATATTTTGAAAAACCTAGAACTGTTGTAGGCTGGAAAGGATTAATTTCTGATCCTTATCTTGACGGAACTATGAAAGTTAACGAAGGATTAAGTATTGCTCGAAAATTATTACTTGATATAAATTCTTTAGGTATGCCAGCTGCTACAGAGTTCTTAGATATGGTTATAGGACAATTTATTGCCGACTTAATTAGTTGGGGAGCAATAGGAGCAAGAACAACAGAAAGTCAAATTCATCGAGAAATGGCTTCAGCTTTGTCTTGTCCAGTAGGATTCAAAAATGGAACAGATGGTAACATACGAATAGCTATCGATGCTATTCGTGCTACACAAGTTAAACATCTTTTTTTAGCTCCAAACAAACATGGTCAAATGAGTATTAATCATACTAGCGGAAACCCATTCGGGCACCTTATTATGCGAGGTGGAATAATGCCTAATTATCATTCCGAAAACATTGCGCAAGCAGTTAAATATTTAAAAAAGTTTAATTTACCAGAACACTTAATGATAGATTTTAGTCACGGTAACTGTCTAAAACAACATTTAAGACAAATTGACGTATGCGAATCAGTAACTAGACAAATAAAAACCGGCTCAACATCTATAGCAGGTGTCATGATTGAAAGTTTTTTAAAGGAAGGATCTCAACCTCTACAGCCGAAAAG